The genomic window CGCCGAGACTGCTCGCAGCGCTAAGTGAAATAGTCCGAGTGTACGCGGAGTATCCAGATGAGACTGCCCGGCAAATCGCCGAATCCGCCATAGCAGAAGCCACCGGCAAGGAGGCCGCATGAACGTCATCGCCATCAAGCTCACCACCCCGGACGAGATCCGCACCGCCTGCGACATGGCTGTCCTGATGGGCGAGGAGCAGTTCCAGGTCATGTACAAGCCCGACCAGGCCGAGGACGACGACTACATCGGCGTCGACCTGGGCGAGTTCTCCCAAGCAAGGAGCGACGACTACTTCCTCGTCGAGTTCCTCGAAGGCCGCCACTCCTGGGAGATGTGGGTCTACGAGTTGAGGCCTGCGGCCGTGGCCGATTCCGCCACGGCGAGCCTTCCTCCCGGCCCCTACCACTTCGAGCCTGGCGAAACCGCCGACACCTACCGCATCTTCGCGGCTGGCGAAGACAGGCCGATGGTCGAGATGATCTACATCGGCGGGGCGGAGGACTTCGCGGCCACAGCCAAGGCGCTGGCCCGGCTGTTTGCGGCAGGGCCGAAGCTGGTGCAATCGCTCCGGACCCTCGCTGAGCAGGCCGACGAGGATTGCCCACACGAATATCGGAGCAGGCATTTTGTCGAGGCTTTGGCAGACGCCAATGATGCCATCGTCGGGGCGACCATCGGACAGCCCAGCCAGCCTACCCCACCTCCCTCTCGATCTCCTTGATCTGGATGCTCGTGATCAGAGCCTCGCCTTCGGCCCCTGCCGCGAACCCCCGGTCGCTCAGCCTGACCCACGGCATCCGATGCTGGTGGATCAGGTCGTAGAGCCGCCAGAGGTTGAGCCCTCCGATCGTAACCTCCCAGATCTTCGAGCCCACGAACCGCAGGCGGATGATCTGGCCCTCCTTCTCGGCCCTGAACTCGCTGTGGCTGTCGAGCTGCACAAACTGGAAGCTCACGCAGCCCTTCGCCCCCAGCAGGCAATGCAGGGCGTAGACGGCCTTGTTCGCCGCCCTCGCGTGCGCCTGGTACGGGGCGTCCAGGGCGGGCAGCTCGGTTTCGCCCGCGTCGTCGACTGCCGGAACATCCGGCTTGGGGACCAGGCCATTCGGCCCGCCCTTCAGGATTCTATCGAGTTCGGACATAGGCTCTCTCCTTCTCTCGCTGCACTGCAATAACAGTCGCAGCCTTCTCGCGCAACTGGGCAAATGCGAGCCGCATCCGCTCCGCGAGCGTGCGGACCCGCCGCCTCGGCTTCATCGGCACGGGAGCGCGGCGCAGCAGTTCCGTCGCCGACTTCCGCGGATCCGCCCTCTGGATGGCCTCGCGCAGCTCGGCCGGCGTCAGGTCGCTGTAGACCGTCGCCTGCTCCCGGCCCCGCGACACTGAGACGTAGAACTGCTCCGCGCCCATCGCCGGGCGGGACTCGTGGCCCATGGCGATCAGCACGCGGTCGACCGTCTTGCCCTGGCTCGCGTGCGAGGTGGTGACGTAGCCGTGGGCCAGGTGGCCGAAGTCACGCCCCACGACCCAGCCGTTCTCCAGCACGATGTCGTCGTCCTTCGTGAAGCCCTTGACCCGATACATCGCTCCGTTGTTCAGCTTGTGCTTACCGTCCTTCGTCTTCCCGTTGGCGGTGACGCGGATCTGGTCCCCGGCGGCCAGCTCGATGGACGACGGCGTGTAGACCGAGAAGTGCGACGGCTTGGCGAAGTGGGCACCGGGCTTCCAGTCGAGCACCCGGACGCGGTCCCCGGCCCGGAAGGTGCCCGAGTTCCGGTGGAACTGCATGACCTCGCCGCCCTCGTACCGCCCCAGGTCGCCCCGCTCGGCCTCCGTCCAGCCAAGGGGCACCAGCACCCCGACCTGCTTACCCTCGCTGGCGATTGCGCCCCGCTGCTTGAGCCGGGCCCGGATCTCCGCGGTGATCTCCCCGCCCTCCGCATGGGTCGGGGCGACGACCAGGACGGACTTCCGGGAATCGAGGGCCGCCAGGTAGTCCTCGACCAGCGTGGCATCGTCCTGGGCCTCCTTGACCCAGCCCAGGCCTTCGAGCTGGTCGTACCCGCCGAGGAGGTCGCCCTTGGCCAGTGACGCCACGGCGGCCTTGTAGCGGCCCTTCTGGCGGCGGATATCCTTCAGCTCCGCCACGGGCAGTCCGGCGAACTCCTCGAGCACCCGGAGCGTGGCTCCGCGCTCGACCGATCCGTGTTGCTTCCGGTCGCCCTGGAGCACGACGCGGGCACCGAGCCGCTCGGCGGCGTCGAAGACCTCCCGCACCTGCCGCATGCCCAGCAGCCCGGCCTCGTCCACCCAGATGACGCCGTCCCGAGCCTCCTCCTGGAACCTCTCGTCGATCAGGAACCGGGCCACGGTGTTGGCCTCCTGGAAGCCCTCCTTGCGGAGCACGGCCCGGCTGGCCTCGGCAGAGGGGGCCAGCACGACCACCGGGCGATCCAGCCCCTCGATGGTCGCCTTCATCGTGTGGGTCTTGCCAGTCCCGGCGGCCCCGCGGATCAGGATGACGCGGTCGGGCGAGTTCCAGACGTGGCGGGCGATGGCGGCCTGGTCGGGGGAGAGGTCAGTTCTCGGTTGCGCGAGCGGTGAGGTTGTGGCAGGATGCCTTTGGGATGCAGTAGTGGGAGCTTGAGGGTCGCAACCTGGGCTGTCCACACGGAGGGTCAAGAACTCCTGCATCCCAACCCCCATCGGCCGACACGTCCCCCGCCCGTTGCGGGCGAACCCGATCACCCGCTGCTCCTCGGCGTGCACCAGCCGGGTCGTGGCCTCCCCGTCCTTCGTGAGCAGGCCCTGCCGCTTCGCCTCCTCCTGAACCAGCTCCGGCGTGACCGAGCCGACGCCGTGGCGGATGGCCGTCTCGTAGAGCCTCTTCTCGTCCACCACGCTCCTGCGCTCGAACAGGTGGCCGATGGCGAACTCGACGGCCGCCTTCACGTCCCCCTCGTACCCCGCCTTGCCGACCAGCCCGGCAAGCTGCTGGCGCTCCGCGTCAGTCAGGCGGCTGACCCAGTAGCGGTTGAGGTCGTCGGCCCGCTCCTTGACCTTGCCCAGCCGGGTGGTCGCCCCGAGCGTGTTCCGGCCCTCGGGGCTGGTGATGCCCAGCTTCTCGGCGACCTGGTCGATGTACGCACGACGGCGGCTGAACTTCCTGACCAGCTCGTCGGAGATGCCCGCGATCTCGAAGGCCTTGTCCTTCTTCCGCACGCCGTAGCCGAGCTGCCGGAGGTTTGACGCCAGCCGGTTGTGGTAGATGGCCTCGTAGTAGGGCGCGTCGTGCTTGATCTGCCCCATCTCGGCGGCCTTCCACTTGCCCTCGGCCTGGTCCTCGGTGGCGTTGAAGACGACCACGTGGTCGTGAAGGCTCATGTCGGGCATGGCGTCCTGCCCGCTGACCCGCGTGTCTCGGTGCGTCACGCGGAAGGCGACCATGTTGCCGGTGATCCTGTCCTCGTTCTTTCCACCGGCCCGGACGCGACCGCGCATGTCCGCCTCGACATAGCCCATGGCATGGGCCACCGCCTCGCGGTGAGCCCACTCGATACGGTCGTCACCTCGGTTGCCTGGCCCAGCCAACTCCCGCGCGATGCCCACCGACTTCGTGCTGTTAAAGTTCAAGTCGATGCCGACCCGCCTGCCGTCTCGGGTGTAGGTCGTCAGCGGCTGGCCGGTGAGCGGGTTCACATTGTCGCAGAGCAGCTCGAAGTCTTCCTTCCGAGCGGGCCCCACAAGCCCGAGAACCTCAGCGCCCTTGCCCAGCCAGTCGCCTTGCGACTGCGCGTAGTAGTCCGACGCCTGGTAGTAGGCCTTCGCGGCAGCAGCATCGGTAATCCAGTGTGTTCGCAGCACGCTGGAATAATAGGGCTGGACAAGCGCGTGTCAATTAATGCTATGGGCGATTCGGCAAGCCGACCGGGCTGCTATGGGGTTCGCTTGCGCTCCCGTCGCGAGCGACCGGCTGGCGCCGCCCTCCGCATCCCTATCGCAATCGGCGAGAGATGGAGGCCAACGGGGCGCTGCAATGCCACGGCCCGGCCTTAATGCGGTCAAGGGTTTCACGAGCGGCTGCGCCGCCCTTGACCGCAGTCCGGGCCGCGGCGAAGGGGCATCCATTCGGCAGTAGGGCGAGGCATCGAGCAAGCTCGTGCCTTCCCTACTACCTCAACCATTAACAGAAAGGGAATCTCATGAGCACCAAGCAGCTTGGCATACAGGAAATCCAGAGAATCGCGAAGGAGTTAGGCGATCGTCTGGAGCAAGTAAGTAACCGAATGCCGTTGGGACGCAGGTTAAGGGACAAGGCCGATCGAATCAGAACCCTCGCCAAGACACTGGACGTGATAGCCAAGACGCCCAACGCCGCCGTGAACCGCGAGGCCCTCGACGCGTGGCTTGCAGAACTCCGTGAGGCCCATGCGGCGCTCAAGGCATGGTGCAAGCGGATGCTCCGCCTCGATGACCTTCAGGCCGACGAGGACGAAAGCGATTGGGACGAGATCCCGTTCTGAGGGGGCGGGGCCGGGTGAGAATCCGGCCCCTCTCCTGAGTCGGTCAACTGAGCCGGGCGGGCAAGCCGCGGTGAAATCCCGTGAGATTCGGCTTCACACATCTCTCCTGTGGGTTGCCCCCAGGTGATGGAACGGAGCAAGCTAACGGAGATCACCGAAAGTTTAGCTGCCAAAGCTCATCGTCCTGCGCCGGCAGCGTAGCGTCGGTATAGATCGCCTCCGGCGATTCCTGATGCCAGGCAGCGTATCCGACCACGCCCCAGAACAGGGCAAGGGCGAGCAGCGACCAGATCAGCCCCCAGTTCATCGGCAATCAATCCTTCGGTTGGCCGCAGTAGATACACACCCCGTCTTGTGTGACGCAAACAGTGTGGCGGATTTCGCCGTAACGCTTGCTGCCGTCTGGGTAGGTATATTCGGTCTGGTAGAATCCTGGCATGACCACCCTGACGCGGGCGTCAATCACGGTTGCTTTGTAGACGGCCATCACTCCCCCATCTCCCGCTCAAGGGCGGCGAGGGCGGTTTTCACCATCCGCCAGTTGCCAGTTTCTATCCCGCGTTGCAGGCCAGCCCTGACCTGCACCAAACTCTCGCGCTTTTCCTGTGTCATGGCTGGGCGGGTAAGTTGCTGGCGAAGCCTTCCAACCTCAGCCCTTTCAGACCAGAATCTGTCGTACCAGTCATTCCCAGAATTTTGGGTTGGCCGCTGGCATCCCTCGTAAAGCCCCTCCATGTAGGCTTGATGCAGGAATGCCTCTATTGCAGATGGCGCACCTTTAATGGCCTCCACGGAATCGGTTAGATTCACACGAAGCGCCCATCTTTCTGCCATATTTTCAAGGCAGCGAATTGCCTCATCAATCACCGGCTCCTGCGCTGGTGCGAGGGTGGGGAGGAGGGCTGCGACTACCGAGTTGGTTATCGCCTCTATGCCGCCTTCGGTTAGGATGTCAGGCGTAGAGAGCGCGGCATGCACCGAGTCACCGAGATGCTTCTTAATGGCAGCGCGGTAGTTTTGATGCCCTACGCGTACCGCCTCCCGAATCTTCTCCACCGCATCGGGCGCTACCATTTTCATGGCGTCAGGATTATGGTCTGTGGCAGCCTGTCCAGCAGATAGCACTTTTGCATGTTCCGCCTGCAACTTCTCGTACATTACAAGAAGCTGCGCATACATGGCCGATGGCACCGCATCGGGCTGTGGCGCGGGGCGGGTGCGCTCGTATTCGCCACGCCCACACCATGCGTCATAGGCTTGCGGGTGCTCAAGGAATAAAGGCGTTCCGCGCTTCTTCATCCATTT from Tautonia marina includes these protein-coding regions:
- the mobF gene encoding MobF family relaxase, whose amino-acid sequence is MLRTHWITDAAAAKAYYQASDYYAQSQGDWLGKGAEVLGLVGPARKEDFELLCDNVNPLTGQPLTTYTRDGRRVGIDLNFNSTKSVGIARELAGPGNRGDDRIEWAHREAVAHAMGYVEADMRGRVRAGGKNEDRITGNMVAFRVTHRDTRVSGQDAMPDMSLHDHVVVFNATEDQAEGKWKAAEMGQIKHDAPYYEAIYHNRLASNLRQLGYGVRKKDKAFEIAGISDELVRKFSRRRAYIDQVAEKLGITSPEGRNTLGATTRLGKVKERADDLNRYWVSRLTDAERQQLAGLVGKAGYEGDVKAAVEFAIGHLFERRSVVDEKRLYETAIRHGVGSVTPELVQEEAKRQGLLTKDGEATTRLVHAEEQRVIGFARNGRGTCRPMGVGMQEFLTLRVDSPGCDPQAPTTASQRHPATTSPLAQPRTDLSPDQAAIARHVWNSPDRVILIRGAAGTGKTHTMKATIEGLDRPVVVLAPSAEASRAVLRKEGFQEANTVARFLIDERFQEEARDGVIWVDEAGLLGMRQVREVFDAAERLGARVVLQGDRKQHGSVERGATLRVLEEFAGLPVAELKDIRRQKGRYKAAVASLAKGDLLGGYDQLEGLGWVKEAQDDATLVEDYLAALDSRKSVLVVAPTHAEGGEITAEIRARLKQRGAIASEGKQVGVLVPLGWTEAERGDLGRYEGGEVMQFHRNSGTFRAGDRVRVLDWKPGAHFAKPSHFSVYTPSSIELAAGDQIRVTANGKTKDGKHKLNNGAMYRVKGFTKDDDIVLENGWVVGRDFGHLAHGYVTTSHASQGKTVDRVLIAMGHESRPAMGAEQFYVSVSRGREQATVYSDLTPAELREAIQRADPRKSATELLRRAPVPMKPRRRVRTLAERMRLAFAQLREKAATVIAVQREKERAYVRTR